In Pseudomonas sp. R76, one genomic interval encodes:
- a CDS encoding DUF6124 family protein, translating to MKKVVPDPPHTSAKARAAFNRAIDHYLPTQGVHIQDLSFEDALLYTASLLDSASATTLNCSELLPGPERAKILAVWHLLEMAKTTVDRSIECLNPVKTPA from the coding sequence ATGAAAAAAGTCGTCCCCGACCCACCCCACACTTCAGCCAAAGCCCGTGCCGCCTTCAACCGCGCCATCGACCATTACCTGCCCACCCAAGGCGTTCACATCCAAGACCTGAGCTTCGAAGACGCCCTGCTCTACACCGCAAGCTTGCTCGACAGCGCTTCGGCCACAACGCTCAATTGCAGTGAGCTGCTGCCTGGCCCCGAGCGGGCGAAAATTCTGGCGGTGTGGCATTTGCTGGAGATGGCCAAGACCACCGTGGACCGCTCTATCGAGTGCCTGAACCCGGTAAAAACGCCTGCCTGA
- a CDS encoding dermonecrotic toxin domain-containing protein, with product MTTLATASLKAQSPHYELIRDALPDWIKTVPTARINALKTSQKSLPAWYKSASPQQHQLLKTAIAEHWKTQTLVDQKLTPVTDVKGFAEPLLKAALKRHYNLDVDVQRTCLRLYAPAKQAWWFKNLSGGVQSRTVSLLDAALHNFADSEVFTADSQFITRPDASGRFDVLRLNNTLSIQHIKNLVRSLDIGAQYQTHLELYLGRTEPVVDGVLRARVTANQLAALKVAAQMALMKGDIQPQDHQLITHLIEGRQGLTLDGKAAHCHDLSLLDATLTGVVLIAADLEQHRQALPVIAYVPDDPQHPLKRYASTVAFMQTLTRQLRQPDYQKFFSRFVEHQYQGHFFSQMGARLSAVKWHAHVPGDPLPSWRETALNSPQLQFRATRIRTALWEHVYPRKLNKILNDARELAVPTAYADRMARWAWWDNLEKIFADILNAALLVVTPFVPFLGELMLAYTAYQLADEVCEGLLDWAEGLGLEAIEHVVGVTENVLQLIAFGAAGQLAHVQLSAFVEGLKPVTLADGKQRLWHADLSPYEQTAVTLPPGAKPDAQGFHRHDGKTILRLCNKHYAVSQDANSGQHRVIHPQRPDAYRPEVVLNRRGAAVLEGEEPRAWDASQLLRRVSPTTATWPEARLQQVRDISGTEPGELRRMYVENQAPPPLLADTLDRFELRQHIETLSESPAGNGEAAYWSADMVTRMDGWPSGKAIAVFEAPDLSGEPIVHGAAADATLSISREDLLAGRLAERVVDFLDESELTGLLGEPLPVDPNTRAQALREHLSRYVASRKDDIFEHLYSFKRQSKSAHGLLLQRQFPDLPDHLAQTILAQARPAEVRLMDEQQRLSVRLRHQARELQFEARATHAYEGFYQGDAPTPDTERLLLNALRIHSDAFGNQRLSIHEQLPGGQLRCRVGPDDAATETLLIRTAPGRYALHGADPEATWDLYEAVLHAVPADTLGFTPGQGEALRQWLKQTLQPPSERRTLLAEPQIFAEPRRETLRLLQKPMFSALRQRIGRTSIEERLKELYPTLTEEDVTAYAHSLNTADGQSLLLELETQKKILLKELKSWQQLPAAGSRHLRPSLPEQLFRKRMTKHIRESWEQSAKGYETDTGTRQLGSELDLRGEIIHGFLQNFPQLNTKLSHVTSINLTDTEFTDADSPFLHNFPNLRSLDITGRRLRKLPDAIAGMPRLRHLGLAENPIHWTSQQLEQLQNLQRLRVLILSHNPHLSLPPNIGRMPALQVLMLNNTRISQWPEGLFELPRNQAFHLNLLNTPISQVPIVEPGSASAELIARTRLDRHKLERDAEDRVVGYRRAAGLDPYRTYPPRGAEDSQFWLGHLAPVLRQGWQEVWDELEQAHGSQGFFEVIKSQQAPAPEVVQDPADLVRYQQNLTHLRQNVLRLLRAADSDEQTRTALFNLAAAPAQCADAGAQLFNAMGFEVLKLEAWVKPTVQARTNALVLLAKQKARLDKVNHIANRDIQRRLATPTLNDDGSAGPPLRLTTDVVNGEPGTLDEVEVYGAYQTGLKARLELPWLADHMLYRTTAQVDAGQLVSAYNKVIEEEQDEGLVDQMLEQYFWSDYLRNYHDDEYAEVTRQQQQASETIDALRLAQNALAGHEQLPAEQKNQATGAQLRQRVIELADALEVAPAQFLTGEPMSDELYGSLFLQGFEDEKELGRRLTRQAMVIAGV from the coding sequence ATGACGACACTTGCTACCGCGTCCCTCAAAGCTCAAAGCCCGCACTACGAACTGATCCGGGACGCCTTGCCCGACTGGATAAAAACAGTCCCAACCGCACGCATCAACGCCTTGAAAACCAGCCAGAAAAGCCTGCCGGCCTGGTACAAAAGTGCCTCGCCCCAGCAGCACCAGCTGTTGAAAACCGCGATAGCCGAACACTGGAAAACCCAAACGCTGGTCGACCAGAAACTGACCCCGGTCACCGACGTCAAAGGGTTTGCCGAGCCCTTGTTAAAAGCCGCGCTGAAACGGCACTACAACCTCGACGTGGATGTGCAGCGCACCTGCTTGCGGCTGTATGCGCCGGCCAAGCAAGCGTGGTGGTTCAAGAACCTCAGCGGCGGCGTGCAAAGCCGCACGGTGTCGCTGCTGGACGCGGCGTTGCACAACTTCGCCGACAGCGAGGTGTTCACCGCCGACTCGCAATTCATCACGCGGCCCGATGCTTCGGGCCGTTTCGATGTGCTGAGGCTCAACAACACACTGTCGATCCAGCATATCAAAAACCTGGTGCGCAGCCTCGACATCGGTGCCCAGTATCAAACGCACCTTGAACTTTACCTGGGCCGCACCGAGCCGGTGGTGGACGGCGTGCTGCGTGCCCGTGTGACCGCCAACCAGCTGGCGGCCCTCAAAGTCGCGGCGCAGATGGCGCTGATGAAAGGCGATATCCAGCCACAGGACCATCAACTGATCACCCACCTGATCGAAGGCCGCCAGGGGCTGACACTCGACGGCAAGGCCGCGCACTGCCATGACCTGAGCCTGTTGGACGCGACCTTGACCGGCGTCGTGTTGATCGCCGCCGACCTGGAGCAACACCGCCAGGCGCTACCCGTCATCGCCTATGTGCCGGATGACCCGCAGCACCCGCTCAAGCGCTACGCCTCGACAGTGGCGTTCATGCAGACGCTGACCCGACAACTGCGCCAGCCGGACTACCAGAAATTCTTCAGCCGATTTGTCGAGCATCAATACCAGGGGCATTTCTTCAGCCAGATGGGCGCGCGCCTGAGCGCGGTGAAGTGGCACGCGCATGTGCCCGGCGACCCACTGCCGAGCTGGCGCGAAACGGCGCTGAACAGCCCCCAGCTGCAGTTTCGCGCGACGCGTATCCGCACGGCGCTGTGGGAACATGTGTACCCGCGCAAACTCAATAAAATCCTCAACGATGCGCGTGAACTGGCGGTGCCCACGGCCTACGCCGACCGCATGGCGCGCTGGGCCTGGTGGGACAACCTGGAGAAGATCTTCGCGGACATTCTCAATGCTGCGTTGCTGGTCGTGACCCCTTTCGTGCCATTTTTGGGCGAGCTGATGCTGGCCTATACCGCTTACCAACTCGCCGACGAAGTGTGTGAAGGCTTGTTGGACTGGGCCGAAGGCTTGGGGCTGGAGGCGATTGAACATGTGGTCGGGGTGACCGAAAACGTGCTGCAACTGATCGCCTTCGGCGCCGCCGGGCAACTGGCGCACGTCCAGTTGTCGGCGTTTGTCGAAGGGCTGAAGCCGGTGACCCTGGCCGATGGCAAACAGCGGTTATGGCATGCGGACTTGAGCCCTTATGAGCAAACCGCCGTGACCTTGCCCCCAGGCGCAAAACCCGACGCCCAGGGCTTTCATCGGCACGACGGCAAAACAATCCTGCGCCTTTGCAACAAGCACTACGCCGTCAGCCAGGACGCCAACAGCGGCCAGCACCGGGTCATCCATCCACAACGGCCCGACGCCTATCGCCCCGAGGTGGTGCTTAACCGTCGCGGCGCGGCGGTGCTCGAAGGTGAGGAACCCAGGGCCTGGGACGCGTCGCAACTGTTGCGGCGCGTGAGCCCGACCACCGCCACCTGGCCCGAAGCACGCCTGCAACAGGTGCGCGACATCAGCGGCACCGAACCCGGCGAGCTGAGGCGAATGTACGTCGAAAACCAGGCACCGCCACCGCTGCTGGCCGACACCCTGGATCGCTTCGAACTGCGCCAACACATCGAGACCCTCAGCGAGTCGCCCGCCGGTAACGGTGAAGCCGCCTACTGGTCGGCGGATATGGTCACGCGCATGGACGGCTGGCCCAGCGGCAAAGCCATCGCCGTGTTCGAGGCGCCTGACCTGAGCGGCGAACCGATCGTGCATGGCGCAGCGGCGGATGCGACCCTGTCCATCAGCCGTGAAGACCTGCTGGCAGGCCGGCTGGCCGAGCGCGTGGTGGACTTCCTCGACGAAAGCGAACTCACAGGCTTGCTCGGCGAGCCATTGCCCGTCGACCCCAACACGCGGGCACAGGCACTGCGAGAACACCTGAGCCGCTATGTGGCATCGCGCAAGGACGACATTTTCGAGCATCTGTATAGCTTCAAACGCCAGTCAAAAAGCGCCCATGGTTTACTGCTGCAACGCCAATTCCCTGACCTGCCCGACCACCTGGCCCAAACGATACTGGCCCAGGCGCGCCCCGCCGAGGTGCGGCTCATGGACGAACAACAGCGCCTGTCGGTGCGCCTGAGGCATCAGGCCCGGGAGCTGCAATTCGAAGCGCGAGCCACCCACGCCTATGAAGGCTTTTACCAGGGTGATGCGCCGACACCCGACACCGAACGCCTGCTGCTCAATGCCCTGAGAATCCACAGTGACGCCTTCGGCAATCAACGCCTGAGCATCCATGAGCAACTGCCTGGCGGGCAATTGCGCTGCCGTGTCGGCCCGGATGATGCGGCCACCGAAACCCTGCTGATACGCACTGCGCCCGGGCGGTATGCGCTGCACGGGGCAGACCCTGAGGCCACCTGGGATTTATATGAGGCCGTGCTGCACGCCGTGCCCGCCGACACGCTGGGCTTCACGCCCGGCCAAGGCGAGGCGTTGCGCCAGTGGCTCAAGCAAACCCTACAACCACCGAGCGAACGCCGTACCCTGCTGGCCGAACCACAGATCTTCGCCGAGCCACGCCGAGAGACGTTGCGCTTGCTGCAAAAACCCATGTTCAGCGCCCTGCGCCAGCGCATAGGCCGTACCAGCATCGAGGAACGGCTCAAAGAGCTGTATCCGACACTGACCGAAGAAGACGTGACGGCCTACGCCCATTCCCTGAACACGGCCGATGGGCAAAGCCTGTTACTCGAACTCGAAACCCAAAAGAAAATCCTGCTCAAAGAACTCAAGAGCTGGCAGCAACTCCCCGCCGCCGGCAGCCGGCACCTACGGCCATCGCTGCCGGAACAGTTATTCAGAAAACGCATGACCAAGCACATCAGGGAAAGTTGGGAGCAATCGGCCAAGGGGTACGAAACCGACACCGGCACCCGGCAACTGGGCAGCGAGCTGGACCTGCGCGGAGAAATCATCCACGGCTTTTTACAGAACTTCCCCCAGCTCAACACCAAGTTGAGCCACGTCACCAGCATCAATTTGACCGATACCGAATTTACCGACGCCGACAGCCCGTTCCTGCACAACTTTCCCAACCTGCGCAGCCTGGATATCACCGGCAGGCGCCTCAGGAAACTGCCGGACGCCATAGCGGGCATGCCTCGGCTCAGGCACCTGGGGCTGGCGGAAAACCCCATTCACTGGACCTCCCAGCAGTTGGAGCAGCTGCAAAACCTGCAGCGTTTGCGGGTGCTGATCCTCTCGCACAACCCACACCTGAGCCTGCCACCCAACATCGGTCGTATGCCCGCACTGCAGGTACTGATGCTCAATAACACGCGCATCAGCCAATGGCCCGAAGGACTCTTCGAGCTGCCCCGCAATCAGGCTTTCCACCTCAACTTGCTGAACACGCCTATCAGCCAGGTGCCCATCGTCGAGCCGGGGTCCGCGTCGGCGGAACTGATCGCCCGCACTCGCCTGGACCGCCACAAGCTGGAGCGCGACGCTGAGGACCGCGTCGTCGGCTACCGCCGCGCCGCCGGCCTGGACCCTTACCGCACCTACCCCCCGCGAGGCGCTGAGGACAGCCAGTTCTGGCTCGGCCACCTGGCGCCTGTGCTACGTCAAGGCTGGCAGGAAGTCTGGGATGAACTGGAGCAGGCGCACGGCTCCCAGGGCTTTTTCGAGGTGATAAAAAGCCAGCAAGCACCGGCCCCCGAGGTCGTCCAGGACCCGGCGGACCTGGTGCGTTATCAACAGAACCTTACCCACTTGCGCCAAAACGTATTGCGCCTGTTGCGCGCTGCCGACAGTGATGAACAAACCCGTACCGCACTGTTCAACCTCGCCGCCGCACCGGCCCAATGCGCCGATGCCGGCGCCCAACTGTTCAACGCCATGGGCTTTGAGGTGCTGAAACTGGAGGCCTGGGTCAAGCCCACTGTGCAAGCGCGGACCAATGCACTGGTGCTGCTGGCCAAACAAAAGGCGCGGCTGGACAAGGTCAACCATATCGCCAATCGGGATATCCAGAGGCGCCTGGCAACGCCCACGCTCAATGATGACGGCAGTGCAGGCCCACCCTTGCGGCTGACCACCGATGTGGTCAATGGCGAACCGGGCACCCTGGATGAAGTCGAGGTGTACGGCGCCTACCAGACTGGCCTGAAGGCACGCCTGGAGCTGCCCTGGCTGGCCGATCACATGCTCTACCGCACCACCGCTCAAGTCGATGCAGGGCAACTGGTCAGTGCCTACAACAAAGTGATCGAGGAAGAACAGGATGAAGGGCTGGTGGACCAAATGCTTGAGCAGTACTTCTGGAGCGACTATTTGCGCAACTATCATGATGACGAGTACGCAGAAGTCACACGCCAGCAGCAACAGGCCAGCGAAACCATCGACGCCTTGCGCCTGGCGCAAAACGCCTTGGCCGGCCATGAGCAATTGCCGGCAGAGCAAAAAAACCAGGCCACCGGCGCGCAACTGCGCCAGCGCGTGATCGAGCTGGCCGACGCGCTGGAGGTGGCCCCTGCGCAATTCTTGACCGGCGAACCCATGAGCGACGAGCTGTACGGGAGCCTGTTTCTCCAAGGCTTTGAGGATGAGAAGGAACTGGGCCGACGCCTGACTCGCCAGGCCATGGTGATCGCCGGCGTCTAA
- a CDS encoding transglycosylase domain-containing protein — translation MGALWQTESSKAAKLQGSSDPAPQPKNKPRPRYVRRLFWLIVLMALVALGFAAFKEMRTSRLQAQQLSRLAHDLTWQVEPGPSQAMRYPGAGPFDRRLGYSDLGTFLPRLLKRGYVIEAQARFSPALMDYSAKGLFVPYAEKIQAGLTITDCRAEPLYQYNYPQQLYASFAAIPPVVVSSLLFIENRDLLDPSQPQANPAVDCPRFAKAAWSQVAKVLHLPGQSAGGSTLATQLEKYRHSPDGLTVSGEEKLRQMFSAAVRAYRDGPQTLPARQNILRDYLNSVPLSAVPGHGEVHGLAEGLRVWYGADFNRVNQALVGPVSAEQGLALREVLSLIIAQRRPSHYLAKGRDELAELTDSHLRLLAQNGVITPALLQAALAASVSYRDWVQQPTVQPVETNKGISMARARLAALLDRPLYDLDRLDLSATTTLQAPLQGQVSDYLKHLADPDFARQVGLLGERLLTPANTAQVRYSFTLFELTPDGSRVRVQTDNTDQPFDINEGSKLELGSTAKLRVLTTYLQIITELHDKYAALAPAALKKVEVPEQDPLSRWAVDYLTQNPDHDLATMLDAALNRTYSASPNEGFFTGGGLHHFHNFRNEDNGRSPTLRDALRESINLPFIRLMRDLVRFTTYSGANNSAALLKDDSDPRRQEYLAGFADREGTTFLRKFWKKYQKKDTQARLDTFLDGLRPTPIRLAAVHRYLLPEASQASFNLFVRAHLTGVKTGEKLTDERLQKLYNDYRPGTYDLPDQGYIAKVHPLDLWLLGYLLNHPEASFSEVVKASQFERQEVYSWLFKSRHQSARDSRIRTMLEVEAFLEIHQRWQAVGYPFDHLVPSLATAIGSSGDRPAALAELMGIILNDGLRAKVVRIDSLHFAAGTPYETQVINDPAEGKRVMPIEVARALRGALSQVVDAGTAKRVAGSFKLDDGTPLAMGGKTGTGDNRIEAIGAGGRVLSSKSINRTATFVFYIGDRHFGTLTAFVPGSSAQGFRFTSALPVQVLKGMAPILMPYLKPGEQTLCAPMASRQ, via the coding sequence ATGGGCGCACTGTGGCAAACCGAATCGAGCAAGGCTGCGAAATTACAAGGCAGTTCGGACCCAGCGCCTCAACCCAAAAACAAACCCAGGCCCCGCTATGTGCGGCGCCTGTTCTGGTTGATCGTGCTGATGGCGTTGGTGGCCCTGGGGTTTGCTGCCTTTAAAGAGATGCGCACCTCGCGCCTGCAGGCCCAGCAACTCAGCCGCCTGGCCCACGACCTCACCTGGCAGGTCGAGCCCGGCCCCAGCCAGGCCATGCGCTATCCGGGCGCCGGCCCCTTCGACCGCCGCCTGGGTTACAGCGACCTCGGCACTTTCCTGCCGCGCCTGCTCAAGCGCGGCTATGTCATTGAGGCCCAGGCGCGCTTTTCGCCCGCGTTGATGGACTACAGCGCCAAAGGCCTGTTTGTGCCCTATGCGGAAAAAATCCAGGCCGGGCTGACCATTACCGACTGCCGCGCCGAACCGTTGTACCAGTACAACTACCCACAACAGCTGTATGCGAGTTTCGCGGCGATTCCACCGGTGGTGGTCAGCAGCCTGCTGTTCATCGAAAACCGCGACCTGCTTGACCCCAGCCAGCCCCAGGCCAACCCCGCCGTGGATTGCCCGCGCTTTGCCAAGGCCGCATGGTCGCAAGTCGCCAAAGTGCTGCACCTGCCCGGCCAGAGTGCCGGTGGCAGCACCTTGGCGACGCAGTTGGAAAAATACCGCCACTCCCCGGATGGCCTGACGGTGTCGGGCGAGGAAAAACTGCGGCAGATGTTCTCCGCCGCCGTGCGTGCCTATCGCGACGGCCCGCAAACCTTGCCGGCGCGGCAGAATATCCTGCGTGACTACCTCAACAGCGTGCCGCTGTCGGCGGTGCCCGGCCACGGCGAAGTGCATGGTTTGGCCGAAGGTTTGCGGGTGTGGTACGGCGCCGATTTCAACAGGGTCAACCAGGCGCTGGTCGGCCCGGTCAGCGCCGAACAAGGCCTGGCCCTGCGGGAAGTGCTGTCGTTGATCATTGCCCAGCGCCGCCCTTCTCACTACCTGGCCAAAGGCCGCGATGAACTGGCCGAGCTGACCGACAGCCATCTGCGCCTGCTGGCGCAGAACGGCGTCATTACCCCTGCGCTGTTGCAGGCGGCGCTGGCGGCCAGCGTCAGTTACCGCGATTGGGTGCAACAACCCACCGTGCAGCCGGTGGAAACCAACAAAGGCATCAGCATGGCCCGCGCGCGCCTGGCCGCCCTGCTCGACCGGCCGCTGTACGACCTGGACCGTCTCGACCTGTCGGCCACCACCACCCTGCAAGCACCGTTGCAGGGCCAGGTCAGCGATTACCTCAAGCACCTCGCCGACCCCGACTTCGCGCGCCAGGTCGGGCTGCTCGGCGAACGCCTGCTGACCCCGGCCAACACCGCGCAAGTGCGCTACAGCTTCACCTTGTTCGAGCTGACCCCGGACGGCTCACGGGTGCGCGTGCAAACCGACAACACCGACCAGCCCTTCGACATCAACGAAGGCAGCAAGCTCGAACTGGGCTCCACCGCCAAGCTGCGGGTGCTGACCACTTACCTGCAAATCATCACCGAGCTGCACGACAAATACGCCGCACTCGCCCCCGCCGCGCTGAAAAAAGTCGAGGTGCCCGAACAGGATCCGCTCTCGCGTTGGGCCGTGGATTACCTGACGCAAAACCCCGACCATGACCTCGCGACAATGCTCGACGCCGCGCTCAACCGCACTTACTCGGCCAGCCCCAATGAAGGCTTTTTCACCGGTGGCGGTTTGCATCATTTCCATAACTTTCGCAACGAAGACAACGGCCGCAGCCCGACCCTGCGCGACGCATTGCGCGAGTCGATAAACCTGCCGTTCATTCGCCTGATGCGCGACCTGGTGCGCTTCACCACCTACTCCGGCGCCAACAACAGCGCCGCGCTGCTCAAGGACGACAGCGACCCGCGCCGCCAGGAATACCTCGCCGGTTTCGCTGACCGCGAAGGCACCACCTTCCTGCGCAAGTTCTGGAAGAAGTACCAGAAGAAAGACACCCAGGCGCGCCTCGACACGTTCCTCGACGGCCTGCGCCCCACGCCGATTCGCCTGGCCGCCGTGCACCGCTACTTGTTGCCCGAGGCCAGCCAGGCCAGCTTCAACCTGTTTGTGCGCGCGCACCTGACCGGCGTCAAAACCGGCGAAAAACTCACCGACGAACGCCTGCAAAAGCTCTACAACGATTACCGCCCCGGCACCTACGACCTGCCCGACCAGGGCTACATCGCCAAGGTTCACCCGCTGGACCTGTGGCTGCTGGGTTACTTGCTCAACCATCCCGAAGCGTCCTTCAGCGAGGTGGTCAAAGCCAGCCAGTTCGAGCGCCAGGAGGTCTACAGCTGGCTGTTCAAGAGCCGCCATCAGAGCGCCCGCGACAGCCGTATCCGCACCATGCTTGAAGTGGAAGCCTTCCTCGAAATTCACCAGCGCTGGCAGGCGGTGGGCTATCCGTTCGATCACCTGGTGCCGTCCCTGGCCACGGCCATCGGCAGTTCCGGCGACCGCCCGGCGGCGTTGGCGGAACTGATGGGGATCATCCTCAACGATGGCCTGCGCGCAAAAGTGGTACGCATCGACAGCTTGCACTTTGCGGCCGGCACGCCGTATGAAACCCAGGTCATCAACGACCCGGCCGAAGGCAAACGCGTGATGCCGATAGAAGTCGCGCGGGCGCTGCGTGGGGCGTTGTCGCAGGTGGTGGATGCCGGCACCGCCAAGCGCGTCGCCGGCAGCTTCAAGCTGGACGACGGCACCCCACTGGCCATGGGCGGCAAGACCGGCACCGGCGACAACCGCATTGAAGCCATCGGCGCCGGTGGGCGGGTGCTCAGTTCCAAGTCGATCAACCGCACCGCCACCTTTGTGTTTTACATCGGCGACCGGCACTTCGGCACACTCACAGCGTTTGTGCCCGGCAGCTCGGCGCAGGGTTTCCGCTTCACCTCGGCGCTGCCCGTGCAGGTGCTCAAAGGCATGGCGCCGATCCTTATGCCGTACTTGAAGCCGGGTGAGCAGACGCTGTGCGCGCCGATGGCTAGTCGGCAGTGA
- a CDS encoding amino acid permease codes for MPVGNPLPHGETAQGGPLKRELGERHIRLMALGACIGVGLFLGSAKAIEMAGPAIMLSYIIGGLAILVIMRALGEMAVHNPVAGSFSRYAQDYLGPLAGFLTGWNYWFLWLVTCVAEITAVAVYMGVWFPDVPRWIWALAALVSMGTINLIAVKAFGEFEFWFALIKIVTIIAMVIGGVGIIAFGFGNDGVALGISNLWAHGGFMPNGVQGVLMSLQMVMFAYLGVEMIGLTAGEAKNPQKTIPSAIGSVFWRILLFYVGALFVILSIYPWNEIGTQGSPFVMTFERLGIKTAAGIINFVVITAALSSCNGGIFSTGRMLYSLAQNGQAPATFGTTSSNGVPRKALLLSIFVLLLGVLLNYMVPEKVFVWVTSIATFGAIWTWLMILLAQLKFRKSLSPAEVAGLKYRMWLYPVSSYLALAFLVLVVGLMAYFPETRIALYVGPVFLLLLTVLFYELKLQPTKAGRGAASSQQ; via the coding sequence ATGCCAGTCGGCAACCCACTGCCCCATGGCGAGACCGCTCAAGGCGGCCCGCTCAAACGCGAACTTGGTGAACGGCATATTCGCCTGATGGCCCTTGGCGCCTGTATCGGTGTCGGCCTGTTCCTCGGCTCGGCCAAGGCGATTGAAATGGCCGGCCCGGCCATCATGCTGTCCTACATCATTGGCGGCCTGGCGATCCTGGTGATCATGCGCGCCCTCGGCGAAATGGCGGTGCACAACCCCGTCGCCGGCTCGTTCAGCCGTTACGCCCAGGATTACCTCGGCCCGTTGGCGGGCTTTCTCACCGGCTGGAATTACTGGTTCCTGTGGCTGGTGACCTGCGTGGCGGAAATCACCGCCGTCGCCGTGTACATGGGCGTGTGGTTCCCCGATGTGCCGCGCTGGATCTGGGCCCTGGCGGCCCTGGTCAGCATGGGCACCATCAACCTGATTGCGGTCAAGGCCTTCGGTGAGTTCGAGTTCTGGTTCGCGCTGATCAAGATCGTCACCATCATTGCGATGGTCATCGGCGGTGTCGGCATCATCGCGTTCGGCTTCGGCAATGACGGCGTCGCGCTGGGGATTTCCAACCTGTGGGCCCACGGCGGCTTTATGCCCAATGGCGTGCAGGGCGTGTTGATGTCGCTGCAAATGGTGATGTTCGCCTACTTGGGCGTGGAGATGATCGGCCTCACCGCCGGTGAAGCGAAGAACCCGCAGAAGACCATCCCGAGTGCCATCGGCTCGGTGTTCTGGCGCATCCTGCTGTTCTACGTGGGCGCGTTGTTTGTGATTCTGTCGATCTACCCGTGGAACGAAATCGGCACCCAGGGCAGCCCGTTCGTGATGACCTTCGAGCGCTTGGGCATCAAGACCGCCGCCGGCATTATCAACTTCGTGGTGATCACCGCCGCACTGTCCTCCTGCAACGGCGGTATCTTCAGCACCGGGCGCATGCTCTACAGCCTGGCGCAAAATGGCCAGGCGCCGGCCACCTTCGGCACCACCTCGAGCAACGGCGTACCGCGCAAGGCGCTGCTGTTGTCGATTTTCGTGCTGTTGCTGGGCGTGCTGCTCAACTACATGGTTCCGGAAAAGGTCTTTGTGTGGGTGACTTCAATCGCCACCTTCGGCGCGATCTGGACCTGGCTGATGATCCTGCTGGCTCAGCTGAAATTCCGCAAAAGCCTGAGCCCGGCCGAAGTGGCCGGCCTCAAGTACCGCATGTGGCTGTACCCGGTCAGTTCCTACCTGGCGCTGGCGTTCCTGGTATTGGTGGTGGGCCTGATGGCGTACTTCCCGGAAACCCGTATCGCGCTGTACGTAGGCCCGGTGTTCCTGTTGCTGCTGACGGTGCTGTTTTACGAGTTAAAGTTGCAGCCGACCAAAGCCGGCCGGGGCGCAGCCTCTAGCCAGCAGTAA